A single window of Nocardioides baekrokdamisoli DNA harbors:
- a CDS encoding sensor histidine kinase, which produces MTRSWGLSARLKLTLSYAGFLMVAGAILLLAAWEFLIHARHNGLIFIPGYKTILVRQAAPFAATALGFLLLFGLSGGWLLAGRMLAPLNRIAEATRLASAGSLTHRIALEGPRDEFRELADAFDIMLARLEDHVAEQQRFAANASHELRTPLAITRTMLEVARRDPAAVGDEFLERLQSVNNRAIELTEALLLLSRAEQGAFTSEVVDLSLASDEAVEALLPVAARNGIRIEASTDAAYTSGSAALITQLAVNLIHNAIVHNLPKHGTVQIATSTHPTHVEFVVENTGPLVDPHVVAQLTEPFHRGTERVHHDQAGVGLGLAVVQRIAEAHNGTLTLRPRPGGGLHVSVRLPAAPRHLAPRC; this is translated from the coding sequence GTGACTAGGTCGTGGGGCCTCAGCGCCCGCCTCAAACTGACCCTCAGCTACGCCGGCTTCCTCATGGTCGCCGGAGCCATCCTGCTGCTCGCCGCCTGGGAGTTCCTCATCCACGCCCGCCACAACGGGCTGATCTTCATCCCGGGCTACAAGACGATCCTCGTCCGACAGGCGGCACCGTTCGCGGCCACGGCTCTGGGGTTCCTGCTGCTCTTCGGGCTCAGCGGAGGCTGGCTCCTCGCCGGCCGCATGCTCGCTCCCCTGAACCGAATCGCCGAAGCCACCCGACTCGCCTCGGCGGGATCGCTGACCCATCGGATCGCGTTGGAAGGCCCGCGCGATGAGTTCCGGGAGTTGGCCGACGCCTTCGACATCATGCTCGCCCGTCTTGAAGACCATGTGGCCGAACAGCAGCGTTTCGCAGCCAACGCCTCGCACGAGTTGCGTACGCCCCTCGCCATCACGAGGACGATGCTCGAAGTGGCTCGCAGGGACCCAGCGGCGGTGGGTGACGAATTCCTGGAACGTCTGCAGTCGGTGAACAACCGAGCCATCGAACTCACCGAGGCTCTCCTCCTGCTGAGCCGGGCCGAACAGGGGGCATTCACCTCTGAGGTGGTGGACCTGTCGCTTGCATCCGACGAAGCAGTGGAAGCCCTTCTTCCCGTCGCGGCGAGGAACGGTATCCGCATCGAAGCCTCGACGGACGCCGCGTACACCTCGGGGTCGGCGGCGCTGATCACCCAACTGGCCGTCAACCTCATCCACAACGCGATCGTGCACAATCTCCCCAAGCACGGCACCGTACAGATCGCCACGAGTACGCACCCCACTCATGTGGAATTCGTCGTCGAGAACACCGGACCGCTCGTCGATCCGCACGTGGTGGCCCAACTCACCGAGCCCTTCCACCGAGGAACCGAACGGGTCCACCACGACCAGGCGGGCGTCGGACTCGGGCTCGCTGTCGTCCAGCGCATCGCCGAGGCACACAACGGCACCCTCACACTGCGCCCGCGCCCGGGCGGCGGGCTACACGTCAGCGTGCGGCTGCCGGCGGCCCCGAGGCATCTGGCGCCCCGCTGCTAG
- a CDS encoding SDR family oxidoreductase, which translates to MSGLLEGRIAIVTGAGRGIGRAHALELARQGAKLVINDFGVTNNGEKSDSPAHDVVAEIEAMGGQAVVNGADVADFEQAGALIQQAIDTFGGLDILVNNAGFVRDRMLVNATEDEWDAVIRVHLKGHFATLRHAAAYWRAESKEGRQRIARVINTTSGAGLQGSIGQVAYSAAKGGIATMTLVAAAELGRVGVTVNALAPVAKTRMTEGAFDTSEMALPEDNSPIVAWLASEAAGHVTGRVFESDGGKLTLEDGWRHVASRDKGSRWETAELGPIVDALIAEAPAPEPVYGA; encoded by the coding sequence TTGTCCGGACTGTTGGAAGGCCGCATCGCCATCGTCACCGGCGCAGGCCGCGGCATCGGTCGCGCCCATGCGCTGGAACTCGCCCGGCAGGGCGCCAAGCTCGTCATCAACGATTTCGGCGTGACGAACAACGGCGAGAAGTCGGACTCCCCGGCCCACGACGTCGTCGCCGAGATCGAGGCGATGGGCGGCCAGGCCGTGGTCAACGGCGCCGACGTGGCCGACTTCGAGCAGGCCGGTGCGCTGATCCAGCAGGCCATCGACACCTTCGGCGGGCTGGACATCCTCGTCAACAACGCCGGGTTCGTACGCGACCGGATGCTCGTGAACGCGACTGAGGACGAGTGGGACGCCGTGATCCGGGTCCACCTCAAGGGCCACTTCGCAACGCTGCGGCACGCGGCGGCGTACTGGCGTGCGGAGTCCAAGGAGGGCCGCCAGCGGATCGCCCGGGTGATCAACACGACGTCCGGTGCCGGCCTGCAGGGCTCGATCGGGCAGGTCGCGTACTCGGCCGCCAAGGGCGGCATCGCGACGATGACCCTGGTCGCCGCCGCCGAGCTCGGCCGCGTCGGCGTCACCGTCAACGCCCTCGCGCCGGTCGCGAAGACCCGGATGACCGAAGGCGCGTTCGACACCTCCGAGATGGCACTGCCCGAGGACAACTCACCGATCGTCGCCTGGCTCGCCTCCGAGGCGGCCGGGCATGTGACAGGCCGGGTCTTCGAGAGCGACGGCGGCAAGCTCACCCTTGAGGACGGCTGGCGGCACGTGGCCTCGCGCGACAAGGGCTCCCGTTGGGAGACCGCAGAGCTGGGCCCGATTGTCGATGCCCTGATCGCCGAAGCGCCGGCGCCCGAGCCGGTCTACGGGGCCTGA
- a CDS encoding SDR family oxidoreductase, with the protein MALTLDLSGTVVLVTGGSRGIGRGIASAFLEAGATVVTCGRSEAEPREGVRHILCDVRDPESVEAMVATILAEYGRLDVLVNNAGGAPSTDAATASPRFHDKIIGLNLNAPLLVAQVANRAMRATGGGSIINITSISAHRPAPTIAAYAAAKAGLESLTKSLAMEWGPAVRVNSIEVGLCRTEQTDDHYGSDERVARIEATIPLGRMARPDEVGNVAVFLASDLASYVSGASVGCHGGGEPPVFLHIS; encoded by the coding sequence ATGGCTCTCACCCTGGACCTGTCCGGCACGGTCGTGCTCGTGACCGGCGGCTCCCGCGGCATCGGTCGCGGCATCGCCTCCGCCTTCCTGGAGGCGGGCGCCACCGTGGTGACGTGCGGGCGATCGGAAGCCGAGCCGCGCGAGGGCGTACGCCACATCCTCTGCGACGTGCGCGACCCTGAGTCCGTCGAGGCGATGGTCGCGACGATCCTCGCCGAGTACGGCCGCCTCGACGTCCTGGTCAACAACGCCGGCGGCGCACCGTCGACGGATGCAGCCACCGCGTCGCCGCGATTCCACGACAAGATCATCGGCCTCAACCTCAACGCGCCGCTGCTGGTCGCACAGGTCGCCAACCGGGCCATGCGGGCCACCGGCGGCGGCTCGATCATCAACATCACCTCGATCAGCGCACATCGCCCGGCGCCGACGATTGCCGCGTACGCCGCCGCGAAGGCGGGTCTGGAGTCGCTCACCAAGTCGTTGGCGATGGAATGGGGCCCGGCAGTCCGGGTGAACTCGATCGAGGTCGGGTTGTGCCGGACCGAGCAGACCGACGACCACTACGGCTCGGACGAGCGCGTGGCGAGGATCGAAGCGACCATCCCGCTCGGTCGGATGGCTCGGCCGGACGAAGTCGGCAACGTGGCCGTGTTCCTCGCCAGCGACCTGGCTTCGTACGTCAGTGGTGCCAGCGTCGGCTGCCACGGCGGTGGCGAGCCCCCCGTGTTTCTGCACATCTCCTGA
- a CDS encoding cholesterol oxidase substrate-binding domain-containing protein, translating into MTPPAGFPQGIPLYQQGYRNWSEETIVDDVWTCAPSNAADVVAVANWAVGAGYRIRPRGFMHNWAPFTVSNSESCSSPVVLLDTTTCMVSMELITGPPPAVKVGPGATMEAILGFLEGNNAGLASVPAVGQITIGGAMAIDAHGACVPADGETPLAGQAYGSISNLVLSLDAVVWNSTTSAYEVQTFTRSDPRTKALLTHLGRTFVTSITLQASANQNLRCQSYTDVSAATLFAPPATAGSRSFAAYIAKAGRVEAILYPFTSNPWLKVWSVCPNKPLLSRHTTTPYNYVFSDIIPQSVAILVNEIIGGNPSAAPALGAAEYAATVSGLTAFLDYDLWGPAKNTQLYIQASTLRLAEGGGAVLCRRADIQRVVSEFYAKYSSLMASYQQAGKYPMNGPIEIRVSGLDHGSAVQATGAEPPSISALLERTDHPEWDSAVWTNMLTIPGTPYAYDFYTEMGNWARTNYASYAAVRVEWSKGWAHTTAGPWTDTNALTQTIPNDFRVARTSSQNWDWALGVYDTLDPHRIFTSPLHDVLTP; encoded by the coding sequence TTGACCCCTCCGGCCGGATTTCCGCAGGGCATTCCGCTCTATCAACAGGGTTATCGGAACTGGTCGGAGGAGACGATTGTCGACGACGTCTGGACGTGCGCGCCGTCCAATGCGGCCGACGTCGTCGCAGTCGCCAACTGGGCGGTCGGGGCCGGTTATCGGATCCGGCCTCGGGGATTCATGCACAACTGGGCCCCGTTCACGGTGTCCAACAGTGAGAGCTGCTCGAGTCCCGTGGTCCTGCTCGACACCACCACGTGCATGGTGTCGATGGAACTCATCACCGGACCTCCGCCGGCCGTCAAGGTGGGGCCGGGCGCCACGATGGAGGCAATCCTCGGCTTCCTGGAGGGCAACAACGCTGGCCTCGCGTCCGTACCCGCTGTCGGTCAGATCACCATCGGCGGTGCGATGGCGATCGACGCCCACGGCGCATGTGTCCCGGCGGACGGCGAGACTCCGTTGGCCGGCCAGGCGTACGGGTCCATCAGCAACCTGGTGCTGTCGCTCGACGCGGTGGTCTGGAACAGCACGACCAGTGCGTACGAGGTGCAGACGTTCACTCGTAGCGACCCACGGACCAAGGCGCTCCTGACCCATCTGGGACGTACGTTCGTCACCTCGATCACCCTGCAGGCATCGGCCAACCAGAACCTGCGGTGTCAGAGCTACACGGATGTCTCGGCGGCCACGCTCTTTGCTCCGCCCGCGACCGCCGGGAGCCGGAGTTTCGCTGCGTACATCGCGAAGGCGGGCCGGGTCGAGGCGATCCTCTATCCGTTCACCAGCAACCCGTGGCTGAAAGTGTGGAGCGTCTGCCCGAACAAGCCGCTGCTCTCGCGCCACACGACGACGCCGTACAACTACGTCTTCTCCGACATCATCCCGCAGTCGGTCGCGATCCTGGTCAACGAGATCATCGGCGGGAACCCGTCAGCGGCTCCCGCGTTGGGGGCAGCGGAGTACGCGGCGACGGTGAGCGGACTGACAGCCTTCCTGGACTACGACCTTTGGGGTCCGGCCAAGAACACGCAGCTGTACATCCAGGCCTCGACGCTGCGTCTGGCCGAGGGAGGCGGCGCAGTCCTGTGTCGTCGTGCCGATATCCAGCGCGTCGTCAGCGAGTTCTACGCGAAGTACTCCTCGCTGATGGCGTCGTACCAACAAGCCGGCAAGTACCCGATGAACGGACCGATCGAGATCCGAGTCTCGGGTCTCGACCACGGCTCGGCGGTGCAGGCGACCGGCGCCGAGCCACCGAGCATCTCAGCCCTCCTCGAGCGGACCGATCACCCGGAATGGGACTCAGCGGTCTGGACGAACATGCTCACGATCCCGGGGACGCCGTACGCGTACGACTTCTACACCGAGATGGGCAACTGGGCCCGGACGAACTACGCGAGCTACGCCGCCGTACGCGTCGAGTGGTCGAAAGGATGGGCGCACACCACCGCCGGGCCATGGACCGACACCAACGCCCTCACCCAGACGATCCCGAACGACTTCCGGGTTGCCCGTACGTCCAGCCAGAACTGGGACTGGGCGCTCGGCGTGTACGACACGCTCGACCCGCACCGGATCTTCACCAGTCCGTTGCACGACGTGTTGACGCCCTGA
- a CDS encoding response regulator transcription factor yields the protein MRVLVVEDEPLLANAIRDGLRLEAIAADVAGDGDTALEMLSVNSYDIAVLDRDIPGPSGDEVAGRIVASGTGMPILMLTAADRLDDKASGFELGADDYLTKPFELQELVLRLRALDRRRAHSRPPVREIAGLRLDPFRREVYRDGRYVALTRKQFAVLEVLVGAEGGVISAEELLERAWDENADPFTNAVRITVSALRKRLGEPWLIATIPGVGYRIDVALERSPGD from the coding sequence GTGCGCGTATTGGTCGTCGAGGATGAGCCGCTGCTGGCGAACGCGATCCGTGACGGACTGCGCCTTGAGGCGATCGCAGCCGACGTCGCCGGAGACGGTGACACCGCCTTGGAGATGTTGTCGGTCAACAGTTACGACATCGCCGTGCTCGATCGGGACATTCCGGGCCCTTCGGGCGATGAGGTCGCCGGCCGCATCGTCGCCTCCGGGACCGGCATGCCGATCCTGATGCTGACCGCCGCAGATCGGTTGGACGACAAGGCCTCGGGCTTCGAACTCGGTGCGGACGACTATCTGACGAAGCCGTTCGAACTCCAGGAACTGGTACTGCGGCTGCGGGCCCTCGATCGCCGCCGCGCGCACAGTCGGCCTCCGGTACGCGAGATCGCCGGGCTCCGCCTCGACCCGTTCCGTCGCGAGGTCTACAGAGACGGCAGGTACGTCGCGTTGACCCGCAAGCAGTTCGCCGTACTCGAAGTCCTCGTCGGGGCCGAAGGCGGCGTGATCAGTGCGGAGGAACTCCTCGAGCGCGCCTGGGATGAGAACGCCGATCCCTTCACCAACGCCGTACGGATCACCGTCTCCGCGCTTCGCAAACGCCTGGGCGAACCGTGGCTGATCGCCACGATTCCCGGCGTCGGCTACCGGATCGACGTGGCCCTCGAGCGGTCGCCCGGTGACTAG
- a CDS encoding CoA-transferase subunit beta has product MTDVTRAEICAAAIADAFKDDGEIFGSPMGTMPMLGVRLAKLTSNPDLAISDGESLFLAGVPPLYAKGDVVEGWIPFRRVFDVVAYGKRHVMMGATQVDRHGNQNISAIGPFEQPKRQLLGSRGAPGNTVNNRTSYWVPKQSSRVFVEKVDVVTGVGPKLAREAGPAAAKYNDIHRIVTDLGVYDVGGPDDTVRLLSLHPGVTVEDVQAASAFEIHVSGDVPTTREPSVGELMLIREMLDPRGLREREVPNP; this is encoded by the coding sequence ATGACAGACGTGACCCGCGCAGAGATCTGCGCCGCCGCCATCGCGGACGCCTTCAAGGACGACGGCGAGATCTTCGGCTCCCCCATGGGCACCATGCCGATGCTCGGCGTACGCCTGGCGAAGCTCACCTCCAACCCCGATCTGGCGATCAGCGACGGAGAGTCGTTGTTCCTCGCCGGCGTGCCGCCGTTGTACGCCAAGGGCGATGTCGTCGAGGGCTGGATCCCGTTCCGCCGGGTCTTCGACGTGGTCGCGTACGGCAAGCGTCACGTGATGATGGGAGCGACCCAGGTGGACCGTCACGGCAACCAGAACATCTCCGCGATCGGTCCGTTCGAGCAGCCGAAAAGGCAGCTCCTCGGCTCGCGCGGTGCCCCCGGCAACACGGTCAACAACCGCACGTCGTACTGGGTGCCGAAGCAGTCCTCGCGCGTGTTCGTCGAGAAGGTCGACGTCGTCACCGGCGTCGGCCCGAAACTCGCTCGCGAAGCCGGACCGGCGGCCGCCAAGTACAACGACATCCACCGGATCGTCACCGATCTCGGCGTCTACGACGTCGGCGGTCCCGATGACACCGTGCGGCTGCTGTCGCTGCACCCGGGCGTCACGGTCGAGGACGTCCAGGCCGCGTCAGCGTTCGAGATCCATGTGTCGGGCGACGTGCCGACCACGCGCGAGCCGTCCGTCGGCGAGCTCATGTTGATCCGGGAGATGCTCGACCCGCGGGGTCTGCGCGAGCGAGAGGTACCGAACCCATGA
- a CDS encoding CoA transferase subunit A, producing the protein MSKPSNKEMTIDQVVAELRDGMTIGIGGWGPRRKPMALVRAILRSDLKDLDIVSWGGADVGLLAEAGKIRSLTYAFVSLDSIPLEPLFQQARQNRTIPVIHEWDEGMFNTGLQAAAQRLPFLPMRAGLGSDVLRNNPELKLVKSPYADANGDHEEFVAVPALKLDVAMVHLNRADVHGNASYLGPDPYFDDLFCMAADRAYVSCEQIVDTAGLTVDTPVQRVLLHRTMVTGVVETPNGAHFTTCTPDYERDEKFQKHYAASTADPEDWAAFKARFLSGDEAAYQAAVAEFTKEQA; encoded by the coding sequence GTGAGCAAGCCCAGCAACAAGGAGATGACGATCGACCAGGTCGTCGCCGAACTCCGCGACGGCATGACGATCGGCATCGGCGGGTGGGGCCCGCGGCGCAAGCCGATGGCCCTCGTACGCGCCATCCTGCGATCGGACCTCAAGGACCTCGACATCGTCAGCTGGGGCGGCGCGGACGTCGGCCTGTTGGCCGAGGCCGGCAAGATCAGGTCGCTGACGTACGCCTTCGTCTCGCTGGACTCGATCCCATTGGAGCCGCTGTTCCAGCAGGCTCGCCAGAACCGCACGATCCCGGTCATCCACGAGTGGGACGAGGGGATGTTCAACACCGGGCTGCAGGCGGCTGCGCAGCGCCTTCCGTTCCTGCCGATGCGGGCCGGGCTCGGGTCGGATGTGCTTCGCAACAACCCCGAGCTCAAGCTCGTGAAGAGCCCGTACGCGGACGCGAACGGCGATCACGAGGAGTTCGTCGCGGTCCCGGCGCTCAAGCTGGACGTCGCTATGGTGCACCTGAACCGCGCCGACGTGCACGGGAACGCCAGCTATCTCGGCCCGGACCCGTACTTCGATGACCTGTTCTGCATGGCCGCCGACCGCGCGTACGTGTCGTGCGAGCAGATCGTCGACACCGCCGGACTCACGGTCGACACCCCGGTGCAGCGCGTACTCCTGCACCGCACGATGGTCACCGGCGTCGTCGAGACCCCGAACGGGGCGCACTTCACGACGTGTACGCCCGACTACGAGCGCGACGAGAAGTTCCAGAAGCACTACGCCGCCTCGACCGCGGACCCGGAGGACTGGGCCGCGTTCAAGGCGCGCTTCCTCAGCGGCGACGAGGCCGCGTACCAGGCAGCCGTCGCTGAGTTCACGAAGGAGCAGGCATGA
- a CDS encoding VanZ family protein, with protein sequence MIWAEVAARMSPMDGCAWFLTFSGAVTTAVVVAPFLPVLMCLLAAIRRLRGRAPGAALRTAVLDVGLIYATVVPIWLTMVPGGHPGLVVHPWTDIPTMPHDALLGNLLLLAGIGFFVPMRFRLMSSVTLTTLLAMAISCAIETCQYVLPIGRVASIDDVILNTSGAAVAAILAVPWWARRPWARSVPAHVFLPSV encoded by the coding sequence ATGATCTGGGCGGAGGTAGCGGCGCGGATGTCTCCGATGGACGGCTGCGCCTGGTTCCTGACGTTCAGCGGCGCAGTGACCACGGCGGTCGTCGTGGCTCCCTTCCTGCCCGTGCTGATGTGCCTGCTGGCCGCCATCCGCAGGCTCCGCGGCCGCGCACCTGGAGCGGCCTTGCGTACCGCGGTGCTGGATGTGGGCCTGATCTACGCGACGGTCGTGCCGATCTGGCTCACGATGGTTCCCGGAGGTCATCCAGGGCTCGTCGTCCATCCGTGGACCGACATCCCGACGATGCCGCACGACGCACTCCTGGGAAACCTGCTGCTCCTGGCCGGGATCGGGTTCTTCGTGCCGATGCGCTTCCGTCTGATGTCCTCGGTGACACTCACGACCTTGCTGGCCATGGCGATCTCGTGCGCCATCGAGACGTGCCAGTACGTATTGCCCATCGGTCGCGTCGCCTCGATCGACGATGTCATTCTCAACACGAGCGGTGCGGCCGTCGCCGCGATCCTCGCCGTACCGTGGTGGGCGAGGCGACCGTGGGCCCGTTCGGTGCCGGCACATGTGTTCCTGCCGTCGGTCTGA
- a CDS encoding DUF6869 domain-containing protein, with amino-acid sequence MVEVLAVLAAAAAAVPEELDWVGAGPLEDLLSHRGHGASVINEVEQTAARVPALKAALASVWVSEGVETDVRHRLVALGARDLSVQGETH; translated from the coding sequence GTGGTTGAGGTGCTCGCAGTGCTCGCCGCAGCGGCGGCCGCGGTGCCTGAGGAACTCGACTGGGTCGGGGCTGGTCCGTTAGAGGATCTGTTGTCGCATCGCGGTCATGGCGCCAGCGTGATCAATGAAGTGGAGCAGACCGCTGCACGAGTGCCGGCTCTCAAAGCTGCCCTGGCCTCAGTGTGGGTCAGTGAGGGTGTTGAGACCGACGTCAGACATCGTCTGGTCGCACTTGGCGCACGTGACCTATCGGTCCAGGGCGAAACGCACTGA
- a CDS encoding enoyl-CoA hydratase family protein: protein MAITSELRDDGIRVITMAHPPVNALTVQGWFDVATALDEASKDMATKVVILRAEGKGFNAGVDIKEMQHTTGFDALIGANKGCYAAFKAVYECSVPVIAAVNGFCIGGGVGLVGNADIVVASEDAYFGVPEVKQGALGAATHMARLVPQQMMRALYFTAKTISAADLHRFGSVYRLVPQDQLLDTALEVARDIADKDTRVIRAAKEALNGIEPVDVNKSYRFEQGFTFELNLAGVSDELRDAFAGTAKSAHSAGTNKAGQK from the coding sequence ATGGCGATCACCAGCGAGCTTCGCGACGACGGCATCCGCGTCATCACGATGGCGCACCCGCCCGTCAATGCCCTCACCGTCCAGGGCTGGTTCGATGTCGCTACTGCGCTCGACGAGGCCAGCAAGGACATGGCGACCAAGGTCGTCATCCTGCGGGCCGAGGGCAAGGGCTTCAACGCCGGCGTCGACATCAAGGAGATGCAGCACACCACCGGGTTCGACGCGCTGATCGGTGCCAACAAGGGCTGCTACGCCGCCTTCAAGGCTGTGTACGAGTGCAGCGTCCCGGTGATCGCCGCGGTCAACGGATTCTGCATCGGCGGAGGCGTCGGCCTGGTCGGCAACGCCGACATCGTGGTCGCGAGCGAGGACGCGTACTTCGGCGTCCCCGAGGTCAAGCAGGGCGCTCTCGGCGCAGCCACCCACATGGCTCGCCTGGTCCCCCAGCAGATGATGCGCGCGCTCTACTTCACCGCGAAGACCATCTCCGCCGCTGATCTGCACCGCTTCGGCTCGGTCTACCGACTGGTCCCCCAGGACCAGCTCCTCGACACCGCGCTCGAGGTCGCCCGCGACATCGCCGACAAGGACACCCGGGTGATCCGCGCGGCGAAGGAGGCGCTCAACGGCATCGAGCCGGTGGACGTCAACAAGAGCTACCGGTTCGAGCAGGGCTTCACCTTCGAACTCAACCTCGCCGGCGTCTCGGACGAGCTCCGTGACGCCTTTGCCGGAACGGCAAAGAGTGCACACAGCGCTGGAACCAACAAGGCAGGACAGAAGTGA
- a CDS encoding DUF4193 domain-containing protein has product MAADADDPRPDVAEQNAQSLEELHASTRDDSKSHAVDVDETEAAESFELPGADLSDVELAVEVVPEQQDEFTCMSCFLVHHRTQLADAKKMICRDCTS; this is encoded by the coding sequence ATGGCCGCCGACGCTGACGATCCCCGCCCTGATGTAGCTGAGCAGAACGCACAGTCCCTCGAGGAACTCCACGCAAGCACTCGCGATGACTCCAAATCGCATGCTGTCGACGTTGATGAAACCGAGGCCGCCGAGAGCTTCGAACTTCCCGGTGCCGACCTCTCCGATGTTGAACTCGCAGTTGAGGTCGTTCCTGAACAGCAGGATGAGTTCACATGCATGAGCTGCTTCCTGGTTCATCACCGCACGCAATTGGCTGATGCCAAGAAGATGATCTGTCGCGACTGCACGAGCTAG
- a CDS encoding M15 family metallopeptidase, with protein MTKHAAGSRKRQRPRGATVAAVLGVAIALGALGYATVVSVPSLASSARSESGLTDTGGLSAADGVIPGTVSIFNETYAGITHLKPDMLASLRKAAKAAGDEGIEIDVTSGWRSKAYQQKLFNQGIKEYGSEQAAAQWVARPGTSIHEAGDAVDVSGSGAQAWLVQNGRLYGLCQMYANEPWHFEWRPAAIESGCPEIYTNPGQDPRLAQ; from the coding sequence ATGACCAAACACGCGGCAGGTTCCCGCAAAAGGCAGCGCCCCCGCGGCGCCACCGTTGCAGCCGTCCTCGGAGTGGCCATCGCGCTGGGCGCCCTGGGGTACGCGACGGTGGTCTCGGTTCCCAGCCTCGCCTCATCGGCGCGGAGCGAGTCGGGACTGACCGACACGGGCGGACTGAGCGCCGCCGACGGAGTCATTCCCGGCACGGTCAGCATTTTCAACGAGACGTACGCCGGCATCACCCACCTCAAGCCCGACATGCTGGCGTCCCTGCGCAAAGCCGCCAAGGCGGCCGGCGACGAGGGCATCGAGATCGATGTCACCAGTGGTTGGCGTTCGAAGGCGTACCAGCAGAAGCTCTTCAACCAGGGCATCAAGGAGTACGGATCCGAGCAAGCGGCCGCTCAGTGGGTGGCCCGTCCGGGCACGTCGATCCATGAGGCAGGGGACGCAGTCGACGTCAGCGGCTCCGGGGCGCAGGCGTGGTTGGTGCAGAACGGGCGGTTGTACGGCCTGTGCCAGATGTACGCCAATGAGCCGTGGCACTTCGAATGGCGGCCGGCGGCCATCGAGAGCGGTTGCCCGGAGATCTACACCAACCCCGGCCAGGACCCGAGGCTCGCGCAATGA
- a CDS encoding NAD(P)H-dependent flavin oxidoreductase, which yields MIEQMLRTPLTELVGIKHPVVQTGMGWVAGPRLVTGTARAGGLGILASATMSLAELEKAIVEVKERTDAPFGVNLRADAGDALDRCELLIKYGVKVASFALAPKQDLIARLKDHGIVVIPSIGAARHAEKVASWGADAVMLQGGEGGGHTGAVPTTLLLPSVLDAVDIPVIAAGGFFDGRGLAAALAYGAAGVGMGTRFLLTADSTVPEAVKQRYLEAGLDGTVVTAKVDGMPHRMLRTPLVDSVEESSALKRLGPTVRRTLAFKKEAGMSWRQMAADGRAMKHASGRSLGQMALAANTPVMLKAGLVEGDPSAGVLASGQVVGIINDLPTCEELIDRVVTQAAAELRRLGGLVV from the coding sequence ATGATCGAGCAGATGCTGCGTACTCCCCTGACGGAACTCGTCGGGATCAAGCACCCGGTCGTGCAGACCGGCATGGGCTGGGTCGCCGGGCCGCGCCTGGTCACCGGCACCGCACGCGCCGGTGGTCTCGGCATCCTGGCGTCAGCGACGATGTCGCTGGCCGAACTCGAGAAGGCGATCGTCGAGGTCAAGGAGCGTACGGACGCGCCGTTCGGCGTGAACCTGCGGGCCGACGCCGGCGACGCTCTCGACCGCTGCGAACTGCTCATCAAGTACGGCGTGAAGGTGGCGTCGTTCGCGCTGGCGCCGAAGCAGGACCTGATCGCTCGGCTCAAGGATCACGGCATCGTCGTCATCCCCTCGATCGGCGCGGCACGGCATGCCGAGAAGGTCGCCTCGTGGGGTGCCGACGCCGTGATGCTCCAGGGCGGCGAAGGCGGCGGCCACACCGGCGCCGTCCCGACGACCCTGCTGCTCCCGAGCGTGCTCGACGCCGTCGACATCCCGGTCATCGCAGCGGGCGGCTTCTTCGACGGTCGCGGGCTCGCCGCCGCCCTGGCCTACGGCGCGGCCGGTGTCGGCATGGGTACGCGCTTCCTGCTGACCGCCGACTCCACCGTCCCCGAAGCGGTCAAGCAGCGCTACCTCGAAGCCGGCCTCGACGGCACGGTCGTCACCGCGAAGGTCGACGGCATGCCCCACCGGATGCTGCGTACGCCCTTGGTCGACTCGGTCGAGGAATCCTCCGCGCTCAAACGACTGGGCCCGACCGTACGCCGCACCCTGGCCTTCAAGAAGGAAGCCGGGATGTCCTGGCGCCAGATGGCCGCCGATGGTCGTGCCATGAAGCACGCCTCCGGCCGCTCGCTCGGTCAGATGGCGCTCGCCGCGAACACCCCGGTGATGCTCAAGGCCGGCCTCGTCGAAGGCGACCCTTCTGCCGGCGTCCTCGCCTCTGGGCAGGTGGTCGGCATAATCAACGACCTACCCACGTGTGAGGAACTGATCGATCGCGTAGTGACGCAGGCTGCTGCGGAGCTGCGGCGATTGGGTGGTTTGGTCGTCTGA